Proteins co-encoded in one Sulfuricaulis limicola genomic window:
- a CDS encoding TetR/AcrR family transcriptional regulator, translating to MTSTTTSAATRAGSDTIARILVAAEAQFADHGFDAASMSAIAERAGVSKANVFHHFSSKHALYQAVLRHAIREVTRQLQQMGSHSGAVAIDLAQFARGHLSSILEHDRFARLMLHEILSDMPPERLKIAQQVFGEAFSGLVTILRRGQEHGELRADMDPAMVAMLLVGADVFFFQANKVFRHFPEVSFADDPGRYSGMAVDILLRGILAPGADGATTRAGKSNAPSPAQHHKE from the coding sequence ATGACCTCCACCACGACCTCGGCGGCGACCCGCGCGGGCAGCGATACGATCGCCCGTATCCTGGTGGCGGCTGAAGCCCAATTCGCCGATCACGGCTTCGATGCCGCCTCCATGAGCGCCATCGCCGAACGCGCGGGGGTCAGCAAGGCCAACGTGTTTCATCACTTCAGTTCCAAGCACGCGTTGTACCAGGCGGTGCTACGCCACGCCATCCGCGAGGTCACCCGGCAACTCCAGCAAATGGGCAGCCATTCCGGGGCGGTGGCCATCGATCTGGCGCAATTCGCCCGCGGCCATTTGTCCAGCATCCTGGAACACGACCGGTTCGCGCGCCTGATGCTGCACGAGATCCTGTCGGACATGCCGCCGGAGCGACTCAAGATTGCGCAGCAGGTCTTCGGCGAGGCTTTCTCCGGGCTGGTGACCATCCTGCGGCGCGGACAGGAACACGGCGAGCTGCGCGCCGACATGGACCCGGCCATGGTGGCCATGCTGCTGGTGGGCGCCGATGTTTTTTTCTTCCAGGCCAACAAGGTATTCCGCCATTTCCCCGAGGTAAGCTTCGCGGACGACCCGGGGCGTTACAGCGGCATGGCGGTGGACATCCTGCTGCGCGGCATTCTCGCTCCCGGTGCCGACGGAGCAACGACGCGCGCCGGCAAATCCAATGCGCCATCCCCTGCTCAACATCACAAGGAATAA